The genomic interval TCAACCCTGTGGAGCTGGCCAAGATCGAGGAACCCGAAGAAAAGAAAGTGGAGCCCCCGCCTCCCCCGCCCCCGGTAAAGGAGCCCCCCAAAGTGGAAATGACCAAATTCACCCCTCCCAAGATCGTAAAGGATGAGGAAGTGAAGAAAGAGGATATTCCACCAGAGCAGGAAAAACTCGAAGACACCAAGATCGATATCGTGAACCAGGAAGGTATCAAAGATGAAGGTATCGCCGTTCCGGTCATCGACCAGGGTAAACAGATCATCGAAGAAAAGAAACCCGAAGACGAGAACAAGGTATTTGAGAAAGTAGAGATCGAAGCCTCCTTCCCCGGTGGGGAAAGGGCCTGGGCCAACTATCTCCGCAAAAACCTCGATCCCAACGTTCCCGTTGATAACGGAGCCCCCGCCGGCACTTATACCGTTACCGTTCAGTTTATCGTGGACAAACAAGGAAATATCAGCGATGTACGCGCCTTGTCCAAACACGGTTTTGGAATGGAAGACGAAGCCGTTAAGATCATCAAGAAAGGTCCATCCTGGGAACCTGCCGTTCAGAACGGACGTAAAGTAAATGCCTACCGCCGCCAGCCGATTACGTTTGTGGTGGAAGAGCAGTAACCGACAGACCAGGATTTGAGGATTTTGGGATTTAAGGATTTGAGGATTAGGGGTATTTGATTTTCTTTAATTGAAATAAGTATGGCCAGATGAATTGATTTCATCTGGCCATTTTCTATTTATTTCATCCCTACTTTTGCATCACATTCATTCTCAAATTTTCAAATTCCCCAATCATCTCCACCTCCTGGAACGATACCATCCTTGCCCTTGCCACACCACCCGGAATTGGTGCCATTGGCGTTTTACGCGTAAGCGGGGATAAGGCCATTGCCATGGTCAATGCATTGTTTCCATCCAAAGACTTATCGGCTCAGGCCACGCATACGCTCCATGTAGGCTACTTAAAAACCGGGGATACCTTGCTGGACGAGGTAGTGATATCCCTGTATAAAGGCCCCCGGAGCTATACAGGAGAGGATGTGGTGGAGATATCCTGTCATGGATCTCCTTTTGTGCAGGAGCAGGTCATACAGGCCCTGATAGGACAAGGGGCCCGGTTGGCCAAACCCGGGGAATTCACCCAGCGTGCATTTTTAAAAGGCAAAATGGACCTGGCCCAGGCCGAATCAGTGGCTGATCTGATAGCCGCCAATAGTGAGGCCAGTCGCAATACCGCCCTGCACCATATCCGGGGAGGGTTTTCCAATGCCTTAAAGGAGTTGCGGGAACAGGTGCTCCAATTCTCCGCTCTGATTGAATTAGAGCTTGATTTTTCGCAGGAAGATGTGGAGTTTGCCGATCGTACCAAGTTCTGTGCCTTGCTCGAAAAGGCCCGCGTATTGGTCAATGACCTGCTAAAGTCCTTTCAGTTGGGGAATGTAATTCGCAACGGGGTCAGTGTAGCCATTGTGGGCAAGCCCAATGCCGGAAAATCCACTTTGCTCAATACCCTGCTCAATGAGAACCGGGCGATCGTAAGCGATATTGCCGGTACCACCCGCGATACCATCGAAGAACTCATCAATATCAATGGCATCCTGTTCCGGCTCATTGACACCGCGGGTATCCGCGACAGTGTAGATACCATTGAAACCATGGGGGTGGAGAAAAGCCGGGAGAAGATGCGGTCAGCCGACCTCGTATTATATCTGTTTGATGTATCCGCTGAAACGGCGGCCACACTCCATACCGAACTCGCTACCATTCAGGAGGCCAATCCCCGATTCCTTGCCGTAGGCAATAAGGTAGATACGTTGGGTGAGGAAAAGGCCTCGGCCAAATTTCCCGGCGAGAGTGTCTTGTATATTTCTGCCCGCACTCATTTACATGTTGACCTTCTCAAAGAAAGGCTTGTCGACAAAGTCCTTGAAGGCACGGTCAATACCGAAAGCACCATTGTCACCAATGCCCGTCATTACGCCTCGCTCAAGCAGGTAAACGACTCTCTGTCCGATATCGTTGCCGGTCTCGACAACCATGTTCCCGGCGACCTTCTCGCCCTCGACATCCGTCGCTGTCTCTACTATCTCGGCGAAATCACCGGGGAGGTTACAAATGAGGAGCAGTTGGATTATATTTTTTCGAAGTTTTGTATTGGGAAGTGATATTGTTTGTTCTTGTTTACTGTTTATTTGCTTTTGTTTGATTTTTAGTGAATTGGCTCAGTTTGCTTAGCCTGTTATTTGCACTTATTTGCTTTTAATTGCTCTTCTTTCGGCGTTTTTGTTGCCCGGTTGTGGCCCAAGTTGTTAATTTGTTGCCTGATTCTCACGATTTGATATTCAATATATTGGCTCTGTTATGAGCTAATTGTTACTTCTTTCATAGTGGATGCTTATGAAAATCTGCAAATGATTTAATCTGGCGATTCTTTTCTTATCCAATGATTATATTTGTCAATAGTTGGCAAGTCAGCAATTAAATATTGGTACATGGTTTTTAATTTAAGGCTTTTCACTTTTTAAAAAGTAAAAAATAGTGGCGAATCAATTTGGTGACCGGGTACGGCAATTAAGGGAACAACATCATTTGCTGTTAAGACAAGTTGCCCCTTTGCTGGAAATAGATACTCCTTTGCTGAGTAAAATTGAAAGGGGAGAACGAACGGCCAAAAAGGAACAGATAGCCAAGCTGGCAGAAATACTGAAGTGCAACAGGGAAGAACTGCTTACGCTTTGGTTGGCAGACCAGCTATATGATGTAGTAAAAGATGAAGACCTTGCTCTTAAAGCAATGGAAGCGGCAGAAGAAAAATTAAAAACAAAAAAGAAAAAATAATTTACAACCACCGGATGAATCAAAATCCTGAACAACTGGCAAGAGACCGAATAGACGAGCAATTGATTGCTTGCGGCTGGCTTATTCAGGATTTTAAGAAGAAGAATGTGTTGGCTGGTCCTGGTGTGGCCATCCGGGAATATGTTACCGATACCGGCCCGGCTGATTATGTTTTATTTGTTGATGGGAAACCGGTAGGTGTTATTGAAGCAAAAAGAGAAGAAGAAGGCCACAGGCTTACCATGCATGAAGAACAAACAGAAGATTATGCTTCGGCCAAATTAAAATACCTGGATAATGAGAAGCTGCCTTTCGTATATGAAAGCACCGGCGAACTGACAAGGTTCACCGATTTCCGTGATCCGAAACCCCGGTCCCGCCCGGTATTTGCTTTTCACAGACCGGAAACTTTCAGGGATTGGATAAAGAAAGGAAAATCGTTAAGGGCAAGTCTCCAAGATTTACCCATTCTGACCGAAGAAGGGTTAAGAGATTGCCAGATAAAAGCGATCAACAAACTGGAAAAATCTTTTAAAGATGCCCGTCCAAAAGCATTGATTCAAATGGCTACCGGTTCCGGTAAAACTTTTACAGCTGTCAGCTTTATTTATCGCTTGCTGAAATTCACCAATGCAAAAAAGATTTTGTTTTTGGTTGATACCAAAAATTTGGGTGAACAGGCCGAACAGGAATTCATGGCATTTCAACCCAATGATGATAACCGCAAGTTCACTGAACTGTATGGAGTGCATCGTTTGAAATCAAGTTACATTCCAACAGATAATCAGGTTTACATCAGCACCATTCAAAGATTGTATGCCGTATTGAAAGGTGCAGAACTGGATGAAGCAGCAGAGGAAGATAACCCCAATGAAAAATGGCAGCCCAAAGAAGTGCCGCCGGTGGAATACAACGAGAAATTGCCGATTGAGTTTTTTGATTTTATTGTAATAGATGAATGTCACCGCAGCATTTACAACTTATGGAAACAGGTGTTGGAATATTTTGATGCGTTTGAAGTAGGATTGACAGCTACACCGGATAAAAGAACCGTTGCCTATTTTGACCAGAACCTCGTTTCTGAATACTCACATGAAATGGCTGTTGCGGATGGTGTGAATGTTGGCTACAATATTTATATAATAGATACACAAATAACACAACAGGGAGCCACCTTGTGGAAAGGCGAGTACATTGAACACAGGGAACGCCTCACCCGGAAAAAGCGGCTGGAAATGCAGGATGAAGATGAATCCTACACCAATAAGCAACTGGATAAAGATATTGTGAACCCAAACCAGATAAGAACCATCATCCGCACTTTCAAAGAACATTTGCCTGAAATGTTTCCCGACCGCTACAATGAGAAAGGTGAGTATGAAGTTCCCAAGACATTAATTTTTGCAAAGACCGACAGCCATGCAGATGACATCATACAAATAGTAAGAGATGAGTTTGCAGAAGAAAACAGGTTTTGTAAAAAGATAACCTACAAAGCAACAGAAGACCCCAAGTCTGTGCTGGCACAATTCCGTAACGACTTTCATCCCCGTATTGCTGTTACAGTAGATATGATTGCCACCGGCACAGATGTAAAACCGTTGGAATGTTTGCTTTTTATGAGAGATGTAAAAAGCCGCAACTACTTTGAGCAAATGAAAGGCCGTGGCACCAGGACGATTGACCCCGATGATTTGAAGAAAGTATCTCCTGCCGCTAAGTACAGCAAAGACCATTTCATCATTGTAGATGCCATTGGTGTTACCAAAAGTTTAAAAACCGATAGCCGCCCGTTGGAGAAAAAGCCCGGTGTGCCGCTGAAAGATTTATTAGGCTCTATAGCAGTGGGTGCAAGAGATGAAGATTTGTTTACCACACTTGCAGGCAGGCTGGCAAGACTGAACAAGCAAATCACCGAAAAAGAAAGAAACCTGTTTATAGAAAAAGCAAATGGTAAAACCGTTTCGCAGGTAGTGAAAGATTTGCTGAATGCTTTTGACCCCGATACACTGGAATCATTACGAACAAAAGCAGAACAAGAAAATCCCGGGGCTGCATCGGTGGAGCAGGAGAAAAGATTTAATGAGTTGAAGAATGAATTGCAAAACAATATAGCCATAACATTTACCGGTGAGTTGAACGAGTACATTGAAAAAGTTCGCCGTGACCATGAACAGAAAATTGATTTGCAGAATCCTGATGCTATTACGAATGTGGGATGGGATAAAGACAATAAGGAAAAAGCCAACGAGCAGGTGCAGCAGTTTAAAGCATGGGTTGAAGAACATAAAACAGAACTCACTGCATTGCAGATTTTCTATGCACAGCCTTACCGCCGCCGGGAACTGACCTTTAACATGATTAAAGAAGTGCTGGAAAAATTACAGACCGATAAACCCAGCCTGGCTCCGCTGATTATCTGGCGGGCTTATGAGCAGATTGATAAAGCTATAGGCTCACCCAAAAATGAACTGATTGCACTGGTATCGCTGATACGCAAAGTGGCTGATTGGGATGAAACACTGACCAGCTACGAGAAAACAGTTGACCGCAATTTTCAGCAATGGATATTAAAAAAGAATGCAGGGAAGCACAACCTGTTTAATGAGGAACAGATGCAATGGCTGCGGATGATAAAAGAACATATTGCCAGCAGCATACACCTTGAGCCGGATGATTTGGATTACACACCTTTTGATGCAGCAGGAGGCAAGGGAAAAATGTGGCAACTCTTTGGCGACAAGATGAACGATATTATTAACGAATTAAATGAAGCACTGGCGGCATAATGAATATTGAAATATCACATAACTACATTAGTGTCCCATTAATTGAACTCCTTGATTATGTAATTGGAGGTGATTGGGGTAAAGAGCCAGAGTTGAAGGATGATGATTATTCTTTGGCATATTGTATAAGAGGCTCAGAGTTTAAGAACTGGAATACTGAAAAGGGTAAAACTGCGTCGCTTCGTAAGATCAAAAAAGGAAGCCTTGAAAACAGAAAATTACAGGAAGGCGATATACTTATTGAAATTTCCGGTGGCGGTCCAGATCAACCCGTTGGAAGAACGGTCGTCATAGATAAATCTGTTCTTTCATTTCAACCGGAAGTACCGAAAGTGTGTACAAACTTTCTGCGACTGGCAAGACCTTCAGTTCACTTAGATTATCGTTATGTAAATTATTATTTGCTTTTTTTCTACAAATACGGAGGAATTTCAGACTACCAGGGAGGAAGTAATAATCTTAGAAATCTAAAGTTTGATGATTATAGCAGCATCGAAATTCCAATAGCCCCTTACAATGAGCAGAAACGTATCGTTGAAAAAATAGAAGAACTATTTAGTGATTTAGAGAAAGGTGTAGAATATTTGGAGAATACTAAAAAGAAAATGAAGGTTTATAGGCAAGCGGTATTGAAATGGGCTTTTGAAGGCAAGATAACAAATGATAATTCTATTGCAATTGTTCCGTTGTCACAAACTGTTGAACAACCTAAATACGGCACCTCCAAGAAATGTGATTATAAAATAAAGGGAAAGGGAGTTTTGAGGATTCCGAACATTAGTAATGGGTTCATAGATTCACAGGATTTAAAATTTGCTTCATTTGAAAAGGATGAAATAGAAACATATTCGCTTAAAGAAGGCGACCTACTTACAATTCGTTCTAATGGAAGTGTTGATTTAGTCGGCAAATGTGCTTTAATAACGAAAAAGGACGAAAAATTTCTTTATGCTGGATATTTAATCCGTTTGCGACCAAATAAGGAAAAGGTTATTCCGAAGTTTTTATTTCTTGTTTTATCATCACATGATTTGCGTATCCAAATTGAATCGAAAGCAAAATCTTCAAGCGGTGTAAATAATATCAATTCTGAGGAATTAAAAAGCTTAATGATTCCGCTCCCATCAATTAAGCAACAAAAAATAATTCTACAAGAAATTGAAAGCCGCCTCAGCGTTTGTGACAAGATTGAAGAAATGATAGAAGAGAGTTTACAGCAAGCGGATGCACTTCATTACAGCATATTAAAAAAAGCATTTGAAGGCAGGCTGGTTCCGCAAGATCCCAACGATGAACCAGCCAGCATATTGCTGCAACGCATCAATGCTGAGAAGGAAAAAAATAAATTGGTGATGAATGGTAAAAAGGCTAAGTCAAGAACCAAACTGAAAGAGAAAGCATGAGCAAGGCAGTAAAACCAAAGAAATTAAAAATAATGGTGGCTTCCACCATTTATGGTTTTGAAGACCAGTTGGAACAGATATGTTCCACACTGCAGGGTTATGGTTATGAAGTTTGGAACTCACACATGAAAACTATTCCTGTTCATCCCGGCCTTTCCAACCAGGAAATTTGTTTACGGGCTGTTGACGCATGTGATGCTGTGTTTGGTGTAATCAGGCCACAATACGGGGCTGTTATTGCCGGAGATATTTCAATAACACACAGCGAAATGAAAAGGGCAATTGATCAGAGAAAACCCCGCTGGTTTGTTGCACACAGGGATGTTGCTATTGCAAGGCAGTTATTGAAGCAATATATGTTTGATGAACATGATAACCCTAACCCTGCTTTTACTTTCAGGCGGACAAATGTGATGGATGATATAAGAGTAATCCAGCTTTATAATGATACTATTTTAAATGCTGTTCCCCCGGCAGATCGTATAGGGCATTGGGTGGATGAATATTTCCGGGTAGGTGATATTCTCCGTTGCCTCGAAACACAGTTTGAAGATGTAGAAAGAGTGAGAACTATTGTTGAACAAATGAAAAATCCGGTAGCATGAAATCAGAACAACTTATAAAAGAATTATTGAAGCAGCAGGAAAGCGAACA from Chitinophagales bacterium carries:
- a CDS encoding energy transducer TonB, translated to MDVNKILTSDLLDLIFEGRNKAYGAYELRKTYKKRLTIALLSTALVAILALGGSLLASEIKKNRSEKVKINPVELAKIEEPEEKKVEPPPPPPPVKEPPKVEMTKFTPPKIVKDEEVKKEDIPPEQEKLEDTKIDIVNQEGIKDEGIAVPVIDQGKQIIEEKKPEDENKVFEKVEIEASFPGGERAWANYLRKNLDPNVPVDNGAPAGTYTVTVQFIVDKQGNISDVRALSKHGFGMEDEAVKIIKKGPSWEPAVQNGRKVNAYRRQPITFVVEEQ
- the mnmE gene encoding tRNA uridine-5-carboxymethylaminomethyl(34) synthesis GTPase MnmE, with amino-acid sequence MISTSWNDTILALATPPGIGAIGVLRVSGDKAIAMVNALFPSKDLSAQATHTLHVGYLKTGDTLLDEVVISLYKGPRSYTGEDVVEISCHGSPFVQEQVIQALIGQGARLAKPGEFTQRAFLKGKMDLAQAESVADLIAANSEASRNTALHHIRGGFSNALKELREQVLQFSALIELELDFSQEDVEFADRTKFCALLEKARVLVNDLLKSFQLGNVIRNGVSVAIVGKPNAGKSTLLNTLLNENRAIVSDIAGTTRDTIEELININGILFRLIDTAGIRDSVDTIETMGVEKSREKMRSADLVLYLFDVSAETAATLHTELATIQEANPRFLAVGNKVDTLGEEKASAKFPGESVLYISARTHLHVDLLKERLVDKVLEGTVNTESTIVTNARHYASLKQVNDSLSDIVAGLDNHVPGDLLALDIRRCLYYLGEITGEVTNEEQLDYIFSKFCIGK
- a CDS encoding helix-turn-helix transcriptional regulator; amino-acid sequence: MVANQFGDRVRQLREQHHLLLRQVAPLLEIDTPLLSKIERGERTAKKEQIAKLAEILKCNREELLTLWLADQLYDVVKDEDLALKAMEAAEEKLKTKKKK
- a CDS encoding DEAD/DEAH box helicase family protein — protein: MNQNPEQLARDRIDEQLIACGWLIQDFKKKNVLAGPGVAIREYVTDTGPADYVLFVDGKPVGVIEAKREEEGHRLTMHEEQTEDYASAKLKYLDNEKLPFVYESTGELTRFTDFRDPKPRSRPVFAFHRPETFRDWIKKGKSLRASLQDLPILTEEGLRDCQIKAINKLEKSFKDARPKALIQMATGSGKTFTAVSFIYRLLKFTNAKKILFLVDTKNLGEQAEQEFMAFQPNDDNRKFTELYGVHRLKSSYIPTDNQVYISTIQRLYAVLKGAELDEAAEEDNPNEKWQPKEVPPVEYNEKLPIEFFDFIVIDECHRSIYNLWKQVLEYFDAFEVGLTATPDKRTVAYFDQNLVSEYSHEMAVADGVNVGYNIYIIDTQITQQGATLWKGEYIEHRERLTRKKRLEMQDEDESYTNKQLDKDIVNPNQIRTIIRTFKEHLPEMFPDRYNEKGEYEVPKTLIFAKTDSHADDIIQIVRDEFAEENRFCKKITYKATEDPKSVLAQFRNDFHPRIAVTVDMIATGTDVKPLECLLFMRDVKSRNYFEQMKGRGTRTIDPDDLKKVSPAAKYSKDHFIIVDAIGVTKSLKTDSRPLEKKPGVPLKDLLGSIAVGARDEDLFTTLAGRLARLNKQITEKERNLFIEKANGKTVSQVVKDLLNAFDPDTLESLRTKAEQENPGAASVEQEKRFNELKNELQNNIAITFTGELNEYIEKVRRDHEQKIDLQNPDAITNVGWDKDNKEKANEQVQQFKAWVEEHKTELTALQIFYAQPYRRRELTFNMIKEVLEKLQTDKPSLAPLIIWRAYEQIDKAIGSPKNELIALVSLIRKVADWDETLTSYEKTVDRNFQQWILKKNAGKHNLFNEEQMQWLRMIKEHIASSIHLEPDDLDYTPFDAAGGKGKMWQLFGDKMNDIINELNEALAA
- a CDS encoding restriction endonuclease subunit S; translation: MNIEISHNYISVPLIELLDYVIGGDWGKEPELKDDDYSLAYCIRGSEFKNWNTEKGKTASLRKIKKGSLENRKLQEGDILIEISGGGPDQPVGRTVVIDKSVLSFQPEVPKVCTNFLRLARPSVHLDYRYVNYYLLFFYKYGGISDYQGGSNNLRNLKFDDYSSIEIPIAPYNEQKRIVEKIEELFSDLEKGVEYLENTKKKMKVYRQAVLKWAFEGKITNDNSIAIVPLSQTVEQPKYGTSKKCDYKIKGKGVLRIPNISNGFIDSQDLKFASFEKDEIETYSLKEGDLLTIRSNGSVDLVGKCALITKKDEKFLYAGYLIRLRPNKEKVIPKFLFLVLSSHDLRIQIESKAKSSSGVNNINSEELKSLMIPLPSIKQQKIILQEIESRLSVCDKIEEMIEESLQQADALHYSILKKAFEGRLVPQDPNDEPASILLQRINAEKEKNKLVMNGKKAKSRTKLKEKA
- a CDS encoding DUF4062 domain-containing protein, with amino-acid sequence MSKAVKPKKLKIMVASTIYGFEDQLEQICSTLQGYGYEVWNSHMKTIPVHPGLSNQEICLRAVDACDAVFGVIRPQYGAVIAGDISITHSEMKRAIDQRKPRWFVAHRDVAIARQLLKQYMFDEHDNPNPAFTFRRTNVMDDIRVIQLYNDTILNAVPPADRIGHWVDEYFRVGDILRCLETQFEDVERVRTIVEQMKNPVA